The stretch of DNA GATCGTCATATCGTAGTTCTCCAGGAAGACGACGCTTTTCGGATACTTTTTCATCATGGAGACAAGGTTGCTGACGATTCTTTTGCCGGTGTCGTCCAGCGGATGAGCCTTGCCGGAGAAGACGATTTGCACCTTGCCTGATTCAAGGTAGGGCTCGATGATGTCGGGCCGTGAGAAAATGAGATCGCTTCGTTTATAAGGGGCGGCTCTGCGGGAGAAGCCTATCAACAGATTGTCCTCGTTCAGCCGGATGCCGGAACGTTCCTCGATAAACCCGATCAGCTCGTTCTTGATTTCCGCATGGGCACTCCATAGGTCACCGTTCTCTTCGTAGGCGCGGGTGATGCGTTCATCCACCCAAGTAGGCGTATGAATGGCATTGGTAATGGCAATGATCGGCGAGCGGCCAGGAACTTCCTTCCACATTTTGTTCGCGGTCTCGGCATGAAGCTTGGCTACCCCATTGGAAATGCGGGAGAGGCGCAGACCGGCGACAGTCATGTTGAACGGTTCTCCGCCGATGCGCTCCATCTGGCTGCGGGTCAGTCCGTTGAAGGCGCCCATATACTCCAGACGGCTCAGCGGATGGGATTCATTGCCCTCCTTGATCGGGGTATGGGTGGTAAATACAATCTCCTGCCGGGTCGCCTTCCAGGCTTCTTCAAAGGTATCACCGCCGGCCATTTTTTCACGGATCAGTTCAATCGCCGCCAGCGCGGCATGACCTTCGTTAAAATGATACACATCCACCGGGATTTCCAGCGCCCGCAGGGCTTTCACCCCACCGATTCCGAGCACGATTTCCTGGGCGATCCGTTCTTCCCCGAACCAGCCGTATAGCTGGCCTGTAATCCATGCATCGGCATTCTCCGGTATGTCCGTGTCCAGCAGGTAGAGCGGATTATTGCCAAAATGCTCCGTTTTCCAAATCTTGCAGATTACGTCTAGGCCGCGGATCTTGACAGTCACTTTTACGCCGGTATCTTCGAGAAAATCGTAAACATAGTTGTGATAGGAGTCATACGGATTGCCGTTCGCGTCGATTCTTTGGTCGGTATAGCCCTGCTTCCACTTCAGGCCGATGGGAATGATCGGGACATTGATATCCTTGGCGCCCTTGATGTAATCGCCGGCCAGAATGCCGAGCCCCCCGGCGTACATTTTAAAATCGGAATGCAGCCCGTACTCCATGCTGAAATAAGCGACTGACGGTAAGTTCTTCTCACTCAAGCGGATAAGCCTCCCTAATCTTCGGATTAGATTGAATTGCAGCGAATTCTTGCGGCTGTATCGTAGATGCAAACGTTTGACTCATTAAAATGTAAATCGCTCATTTGAAAACGATTTCAGTTATATTTTAACATAAATCAACCGCATGTGTAACAACGTTTTTGTGAGAGATGTCAGCAGGAACCCCAGCCGGGCAAGCGATTCCACGTAAATGAAATGGCGGACCGAGGAGTAGCCATTGATCCGCCATTTTGGACCTGCGAAGCTGCCCCGTACATCGGCACCAACGTGTGTATAGTTAGAACTGTTTATGCGTTTTTTGAAAAAAATTCTTTCCATAACTTATAGCGAAATTTCGGAACTCCGTGGCGGCTGGAGATAGATAGCGGTTGCGGACACTCGCGACATAAATAAAACGTTCATAAGACGGGTTCTTGATATCGAGCACATCCACATCAAAATGGGAAAGGGCGGAAATACGGGGCATTACCGCAATGCCGTATCCTACCGATACAAGACCCGCCATGGCGGTGTCCTCTTCAATTTCGCATACGATGTTTGGTCTTGCGCCCACCTTGGCGAACAAACTGTCGATGATCGGCCGCAGGCCGCTTTTTGGATTGAAATAAACCATGGGATAGGAAGCCGTGTCCTTAAGATCGATGCTGCCGGCTGCAGACAGCGGATGATTCTTGGGCGTGATGACGACCAGCTCTTGCTCGGCCAAAGGAATAAACTCGATCTCGGGTTCATGGTCGATATAAGAGCAGAAGGCGATATCGTATTGGTCGTCCTTCAAGCCTTGGATTATATTTTTCGTATTTCCCTGATGAAAAGTGAAGGACATTTTCTTATGTTCATCAAGTAAGGAAAAAGACTGCACCAGCGCGGGTACGAAATGAGCACCCAGCGTGTAGATAAAAGCAAGGTCGATCACCCCGCTGGAGGGGCTGGTCAGCTCGCGGACCTTCTTCTCGCCTTTTTCCAGTTCGTCCAGAGCGCGGTTAACATAACTAAGGAAGAGCTTGCCGTACTTGGTAAGCCGGATATTCCGTCCCTGCTTCTCAAACAGATAAGTTCCCAGTTCCTTCTCAAGCTCCGATATGGCGTGGCTGAGGCTTGGTTGGGTAATGGATAATTTGATCGCCGCCTGTGTAATATGTTCCGTTTCAGCAATTACCCGGAAATACTGCAGATGCCGTAAGTTCATGGTGGTTCACTCCTTTATATATAGATACATTCTATTGAAAATGCTCAAAATATGAATTAGATTTATAATAACACGTCCTCTATAATAAGCATGTGAAGATTTTCACTTGAGCGTATAAGCTTTTTATTATGGAGGGGACAACATGTATCAACATCTTTTTTCGCCGCTGACCGTTAAAAGCATGACGATAAAGAACCGCATTGTAATGCCGCCGATGGGCACGAACTACGGTGATCCGAACGGTGAGTTTACCGAGGATCATATGAAATATTACGAGAGACGGGCAAAAGGCGGCGTTGGACTCATCATTGTGGAAAATGCATGTCTTCAGTTCCCGATGGGCTCCAACGGAACGACGCAGATTCGCATTGACCACGACCGCTACATTCCGGGCATGTACAGATTGACCGAGAAGCTGCACAAGCACGGAGCCTGCGTAGCGCTGCAAATCAACCATGCCGGGGCTTCCGCGGTGCCTGAACGGATTGGCGGCCAGCCTGTATCTTCCTCGAACATTCCTTCGAAGACGGGAGGAGCCGTTCCCCGCCCGCTGGAGAAGGACGAAATTCAGGGTATCGTCGAGCAATACGGCAAAGCGGCGAAACGTGTGGTCGCAGCCGGTTTCGACGCGATTGAAATCCATGCAGGACATTCGTATCTTCTCTGCCAATTCCTGTCGCCGGTCTATAACAAGCGGACCGACGAGTTCGGCGGCAGCTTTGAGAACAGAGCGAGATTTGCGCGGATGGTTATCGACCGGATCAGAAAGGAAGTCGGACCTTTCTTCCCGATCATGATGCGCTTCAGCGCGGACGAGTTCATCGAAGGCGGCAATACACTGGAGGACACGCTGCAAATTCTCGAGTTTTTGAATGATGAAGTCGATATCTTCAACGTTTCTGCGGCGCTGAACGATTCCCTGCAATATCAGATCGACCAAATGAATCTGCCGGACGGCTGGCGCGCTTATCTGTCCAAAGCGGTCAGAGACAAGTTCGGCAAGCCGACCATTGCCACCGGCAACTTCCGCGATCCGGCCGTACTCGAAAAGACGCTTGCAGACGGCGATGCGGACCTGATCGGTATCGGCCGCGGACTGATCGCCGACCCGGATTGGGTGGGCAAGGTGCAGACCGGACATGAAGACATGGTTCGCAAATGCATCTCTTGTAACATCGGCTGCGCCGGACACCGGATCGCGCTGAACCGTCCGATCCGCTGCACGATCAATCCTGAAGTCATCCACGGCGAGGATTACAAAGAGAACAAGGTAACCCGGCAGACCAATGTTGTCGTAATCGGCGGCGGCACCGCCGGCCTTGAAGCGGCCTGCACGGCTGCCGAGGTGGGCTGCACCACATTCCTGTTCGAGCAAAGACCACGTGTAGGCGGGCTTGCGCGGGAAATCGCCAAGCTCCCGGACAAGAAAAGAATCGCCGATTTTCCGAACTACCTGGAAAAGAGAAGCCAGAAGCTGAAAAACCTGATTACCTTTACCAACACGAAAGCCGACGCGCAGCTTATTGAAAACTTCAAGCCGGATGTTATTATTAACGCTACCGGTTCGAAGCCGCTCCTGCCGCCGATTGCCGGACTGCTTGAACATATCGACAAGGAAGGCGAGAACATTCTGTCCATTTTCGGTCTGCTGCGCCGTGTCGACGAATTCTCGGCAATGGACCTGGAAGGCAAAAAAATCGTCGTTATCGGCGGTGGAGCCGTTGGCCTGGACGTTGTGGAATTCTTCGCGGAACGGAAAGCCGAGGTTACGATCGTTGAACGCCTGCCGGAGCTAGGCAGAGACCTGGACCTGATCACCAAGCTGTCGATGATGCAGATGATCAAGGACAAGAATGTATCCGTTCATACGCTCACTGCGCTGGTGGAAGTGGCGGGAGATCATTTCAAAGTCAATTATGAGGGCGAGGACAAGAATTTCGAGTTTGACTACGGCTTTGTCTGCCTGGGAATGAAACCGGAGAATCCGGGTCTTGCTGAACTGCAGAACCATTTTCTGCAGCGGAATGTCGAGGTTGTAAACATCGGCGACAGCTTTAGAACCCGCAAAATTCTCGACGGCATCCGCGAAGGACGCAATATTCTTTCGACCTTGGAAAAAATCGGCGCATTGTAATCCGCGGCGCTATTAAAGGAGAGAACACTCCTAGACAATAGATCAATTGACAACGAAGGGAAGTAATAAAAGAATGGCAGAGCGCATTACAGGTTATACACAGCTTATAGGTTTGCTGGGAACTCCGATTGCCCACAGCCTGTCTCCAACCATGCACAACGAAGCTTTTGCTAAACTTGGACTTGACTATGTATATATGGCCTTTGGCGTCGGCAACGAACAGTTGCCTGACGTCATCAAGGGCTTCCGGGCATTGGGCCTTCGCGGCTTCAATGTTACCATGCCGAATAAATCGCTGGTGCTGGACTATCTCGACAAGCTGTCTCCAGCCGCTGAGCTGGCAGGCTCGGTGAACACCGTTGTTAACGATGAGGGTGTTCTGACCGGCCATATCACGGACGGCACGGGATACATGCGGGCGCTTAAGGAGGAAGGCATCAATGTTATCGGCGAGAAGATGACGATTGCCGGTGGCGGCGGCGCCGCTACGGCGATCTGTATTCAAGCCGCGCTTGACGGAGTAAAGGAGATATCCATCTTCAACAAGAAGGATAAGTTCTATCCCCGCGCCGAAACGACCGTGGAGAAAATCCGCTCCAAAACCGACTGTAAAGTGCAGCTGTTCGATGTTGACGATCAGGAAACGCTCCGTCGGGAAATTGCAGACAGCGTGATTTTTACCAACGCTACCGGGGTAGGGATGAAGCCGCTTGAAGATCAATGCCTCATTTCCGACCTTTCAATGCTGCGTCCGGATTTGGTGGTATCGGATGTAGTTTATATTCCGAAGAAGACCAAACTGCTGGAAATGGCCGAAGCCAGAGGCTGCCGCACAATCAACGGTCTGGGCATGATGCTGTGGCAGGGAGCCAGAGCCTTCGAGATCTGGACCGGCAAAGAAATGCCTGTCGGCTATATCAAAGAGCTGCTGTTCTAGAAATCCGATCTATTTATTCATCCGCGGCGTATGCGGGGGGTAGAGGTTTTTATAGAAAAGTTTGTGAAAAAATTAACTATTTAAATATTTTCCTTATTGGGAGAAAAGATTGGGTGGAACCAGATGAAAAATAAATATATGCCGACAGCAATTTCTCTGTATATCAACTACTTTGTGCATGGGATGGGTGCCATTATTATGGCCCAAAATATGGATTTCTTAACCAAACAGCTTCATACGGACACTACCGGGGTCGCTTATGTCATTTCGGCGCTCGGCATTGGCCGGCTGCTCGTGCTCTTTGTATCCGGCGTGTTATCCGATAAATTTGGACGTAAGCCGTTCGTGTTTACCGGAATGGCGATTTACGCGCTGTTCTTCGCCGGTATTTTGGTAGCTCCGAATGTGTCTGTCGCCTTTATTTTCGCCCTGCTCGCGGGGATGGCCAACTCGATATTGGATTCCGGAACCTATCCTGCGCTGATGGAATCTTTTCCCGAAACGCCGGGCACAGCCAATGTTATCATCAAGGCTTTCATTTCCGCCGGACAGTTCGCGCTGCCGCTGATTATCAGCATGCTGATTTCGGGTGATCTATACTACGGATATTCGTTCCTGCTGTGCATCGCGATCTTTATCGTGAATGGACTCGTGCTGTCTCGTCTTAAGTTCCCGGACCATAAAGTTCAGGCGGCTCCGGCAGCCTCATCCGAAAGCGGCAGCGACAGCAAATTCAGAAACAAACCGAATTTCTGGATTGAGGGAATCTGCCTGATTTTAATCGGTTACACCGCCACGGCTACTTTTTATCTGATTTCCGTCTGGCTTCCCAAATACGGTGAACAGGTCATACAAATGTCCAAGACGTCGTCGCTTCAGTTAATCAGCTATTACAGTATCGGGTCGCTCCTGGCGGTATTCGTTACATCTTATCTTGTCAAAAGCCTGGTTCGTCCAGTGACCTTCGTGCTGCTGTATCCGTTCATTTCTTTTGTGGCGCTTCTGGTGCTCTGGCAGGTGAGAACACCGCTTGTCTGCGTTATCTCCGCCTTTGTGATCGGGTTCTCGGCTGCGGGCGGGGTGCTTCAGCTGGCGCTGACTACGATGTCCGAGTTGTTTCCGAGCAGCAAGGGGAAAATTACAGGTATCGTCTATACGGCATCCAGTCTGGCTACGTTCTCCATCCCGGTAATTACCGGCATTTTGTCCAAGACGAGCATCAGCAATATCATCCTGTTTGACGCAATCGTTACCTTTGTCGGCGTACTGCTGGCGATAATCGTAAATATGCGGTACCGTAGAGTTATTAACCCGGTTTCTGCTGGGGTTCAAGCTTGAGTGTTATGAGAATGAGTAAGGAGTGAAGTCAATGACCGGTACGGTTAAGGTTAAACAAGTCACCATAGGAGAGGGCATGCCGAAGATTTGCGTTCCGATGGTCGGAGCGACGGTTGCGGAATTGAAAGAAGAAGCCGAAGCGCTAAAATCACTGGATCTCGATGTAGTGGAATGGCGGGTAGATTTCTTCGATCAGGTTGAGAATATTGAAGCAGTCAAAGCGGCGCTTGCCGATATCTGTAATATAATTCCGGACTTCCCGCTCGTCTTTACGTTCCGCAGCGCCAAAGAAGGCGGGGAAAAGGAGATTAGCACGGAATATTATGCGGAACTGAACCGGGCGGCCGCCGAAACGGGTCTGGCCGATATTATCGACGTCGAGCTGTTTACCGGGGATGATACTGTAAAATCGCTGGTTGATTATGCGCATCAGCAGGGCGCCTATGTCATTATTTCCAATCATGATTTCCATAAGACGCCGCCTAAAGAGGAGATCATTTCGCGCCTGGAAAAGGGTCGGGAGCTTGGCGGAGACTTGCCTAAGATCGCATTGATGCCGGCTGACGCCGGGGATGTATTAACTCTGATTGAAGCAACTTATACAATGAGGGAAAAGTTTCCCGATTGCCCGGTTATAACGATGTCGATGGCGGGAAAAGGCATGATCAGCCGGATTGCCGGAGAGGTATTCGGCTCCGCTCTGACCTTCGGATCGGCTAAGAAGGCGTCGGCGCCGGGGCAGGTTCCGGTGTCCGAGCTGCGCACCGCTCTGGAACTGGTGCACCGCAGCCTCTAATCCGGCAGGACGGGAAGCCTCGCACACGAAAAGAACCTATTACCATAAAAAGGTGATAGGTTCTTTGCACTTTCTCAGAAAGCATCGCTAGCCGGATCATACAGTTCCCAGCCGAGCTTGATTGTATCGATAATATGGTCTGCTATTTCTTCGGGGTCGAGCGAATCGGTAGAGACTTTGGAGTTATTGGCTTCGTAAATGGACTGACGGCTGTAGAACAACTTCTCAATCTCCTCCAGCGACTTGTTCTGCAGCACCGGACGGCTGTCCATGATGAGCTGCAGCCGGTCTTTCCAGGAGTCCCAGCTTAAGTCGAGATAGAAGACGATGGAGTTGGCCAGACAGACCTGCTTGATTTCTTCTTGGAGAAAGGAGCCTCCGCCCAGCGAAATAATCTTCAATCGGGTTGTACGGCACAGCTTGGTAATGAATTCTTTTTCCATTTGTCTGAAAGCTTGTTCACCCATCGATTCAAAGATCTTTGGCACTGGCATGCCGTGAAGCTTCTCGATTTCCTGGTCTATATCGATAAAATCGCGGTATAGCTTATCGGAGAGATGTCGGCCGATTGTCGTTTTGCCGACGCCCATAAAGCCGATAAGCACAATATTCTTTTCCCGTAAAGGAATATCATTGTTGATTTGCAAGCCCATTCCACTCCTTACTAACACGGAAGCTGATAACTTTTGCATAAACTGCCGCTTTAAATGAATAAATTCATTATAAGGTCCACAGAAAATTACAGCAATAGCCAGAATATAGAGGGTAGACGGGAATTCTGAATGATGTGAATTTGTTCACAATAATGTGACAAACCATTGGCGGAGGCAGGCGGTGGAATGAACGGCTGTATTAATCTACAGCATGAGAGGCACAGGGCGCCCCTGTGCCTCTCATGCACGGTGAAATTCTTTTAGTTTCGCTTTGCTGTATAAATGAGTACGGCGTCTCTAAGGAAAAGAGCAAGACCTGGTTTATGCTTATCATAGTAAGCGGTGAAGCGTTCGTCGTCGACGTACATCTGCGTGACTCCCGCATGGGCTTCCGGAGAATAGGTGCCCCAGTGCGACGTCAGCCACTGCCGGTGAAGGTCAGCGGCATGCTGCGCCGGTTCGCCGGCGGGATCGCCGGTATTCATGCCTTCCGCAAGCGAAGCGAACATCTCCTGCTCCACCTTTTGAATAGCTTTGAATTGTTCCTCCGTCATGTTGAGCAGCT from Paenibacillus sophorae encodes:
- the glgP gene encoding alpha-glucan family phosphorylase, which codes for MSEKNLPSVAYFSMEYGLHSDFKMYAGGLGILAGDYIKGAKDINVPIIPIGLKWKQGYTDQRIDANGNPYDSYHNYVYDFLEDTGVKVTVKIRGLDVICKIWKTEHFGNNPLYLLDTDIPENADAWITGQLYGWFGEERIAQEIVLGIGGVKALRALEIPVDVYHFNEGHAALAAIELIREKMAGGDTFEEAWKATRQEIVFTTHTPIKEGNESHPLSRLEYMGAFNGLTRSQMERIGGEPFNMTVAGLRLSRISNGVAKLHAETANKMWKEVPGRSPIIAITNAIHTPTWVDERITRAYEENGDLWSAHAEIKNELIGFIEERSGIRLNEDNLLIGFSRRAAPYKRSDLIFSRPDIIEPYLESGKVQIVFSGKAHPLDDTGKRIVSNLVSMMKKYPKSVVFLENYDMTIGAMLTRGSDVWLNNPRRPLEASGTSGMKAAMNGVLNCSILDGWWPEACIDGENGWQIGDGFETTDFELLDRHDSEALYDTLLGRVLPTYYDNREKWTQMMRRSIETTRTEFATKRMLEEYYGKMYISS
- a CDS encoding LysR family transcriptional regulator — encoded protein: MNLRHLQYFRVIAETEHITQAAIKLSITQPSLSHAISELEKELGTYLFEKQGRNIRLTKYGKLFLSYVNRALDELEKGEKKVRELTSPSSGVIDLAFIYTLGAHFVPALVQSFSLLDEHKKMSFTFHQGNTKNIIQGLKDDQYDIAFCSYIDHEPEIEFIPLAEQELVVITPKNHPLSAAGSIDLKDTASYPMVYFNPKSGLRPIIDSLFAKVGARPNIVCEIEEDTAMAGLVSVGYGIAVMPRISALSHFDVDVLDIKNPSYERFIYVASVRNRYLSPAATEFRNFAISYGKNFFQKTHKQF
- a CDS encoding NAD(P)/FAD-dependent oxidoreductase; amino-acid sequence: MYQHLFSPLTVKSMTIKNRIVMPPMGTNYGDPNGEFTEDHMKYYERRAKGGVGLIIVENACLQFPMGSNGTTQIRIDHDRYIPGMYRLTEKLHKHGACVALQINHAGASAVPERIGGQPVSSSNIPSKTGGAVPRPLEKDEIQGIVEQYGKAAKRVVAAGFDAIEIHAGHSYLLCQFLSPVYNKRTDEFGGSFENRARFARMVIDRIRKEVGPFFPIMMRFSADEFIEGGNTLEDTLQILEFLNDEVDIFNVSAALNDSLQYQIDQMNLPDGWRAYLSKAVRDKFGKPTIATGNFRDPAVLEKTLADGDADLIGIGRGLIADPDWVGKVQTGHEDMVRKCISCNIGCAGHRIALNRPIRCTINPEVIHGEDYKENKVTRQTNVVVIGGGTAGLEAACTAAEVGCTTFLFEQRPRVGGLAREIAKLPDKKRIADFPNYLEKRSQKLKNLITFTNTKADAQLIENFKPDVIINATGSKPLLPPIAGLLEHIDKEGENILSIFGLLRRVDEFSAMDLEGKKIVVIGGGAVGLDVVEFFAERKAEVTIVERLPELGRDLDLITKLSMMQMIKDKNVSVHTLTALVEVAGDHFKVNYEGEDKNFEFDYGFVCLGMKPENPGLAELQNHFLQRNVEVVNIGDSFRTRKILDGIREGRNILSTLEKIGAL
- a CDS encoding shikimate dehydrogenase, which codes for MAERITGYTQLIGLLGTPIAHSLSPTMHNEAFAKLGLDYVYMAFGVGNEQLPDVIKGFRALGLRGFNVTMPNKSLVLDYLDKLSPAAELAGSVNTVVNDEGVLTGHITDGTGYMRALKEEGINVIGEKMTIAGGGGAATAICIQAALDGVKEISIFNKKDKFYPRAETTVEKIRSKTDCKVQLFDVDDQETLRREIADSVIFTNATGVGMKPLEDQCLISDLSMLRPDLVVSDVVYIPKKTKLLEMAEARGCRTINGLGMMLWQGARAFEIWTGKEMPVGYIKELLF
- a CDS encoding MFS transporter gives rise to the protein MKNKYMPTAISLYINYFVHGMGAIIMAQNMDFLTKQLHTDTTGVAYVISALGIGRLLVLFVSGVLSDKFGRKPFVFTGMAIYALFFAGILVAPNVSVAFIFALLAGMANSILDSGTYPALMESFPETPGTANVIIKAFISAGQFALPLIISMLISGDLYYGYSFLLCIAIFIVNGLVLSRLKFPDHKVQAAPAASSESGSDSKFRNKPNFWIEGICLILIGYTATATFYLISVWLPKYGEQVIQMSKTSSLQLISYYSIGSLLAVFVTSYLVKSLVRPVTFVLLYPFISFVALLVLWQVRTPLVCVISAFVIGFSAAGGVLQLALTTMSELFPSSKGKITGIVYTASSLATFSIPVITGILSKTSISNIILFDAIVTFVGVLLAIIVNMRYRRVINPVSAGVQA
- the aroD gene encoding type I 3-dehydroquinate dehydratase, whose amino-acid sequence is MTGTVKVKQVTIGEGMPKICVPMVGATVAELKEEAEALKSLDLDVVEWRVDFFDQVENIEAVKAALADICNIIPDFPLVFTFRSAKEGGEKEISTEYYAELNRAAAETGLADIIDVELFTGDDTVKSLVDYAHQQGAYVIISNHDFHKTPPKEEIISRLEKGRELGGDLPKIALMPADAGDVLTLIEATYTMREKFPDCPVITMSMAGKGMISRIAGEVFGSALTFGSAKKASAPGQVPVSELRTALELVHRSL
- a CDS encoding shikimate kinase, which codes for MQINNDIPLREKNIVLIGFMGVGKTTIGRHLSDKLYRDFIDIDQEIEKLHGMPVPKIFESMGEQAFRQMEKEFITKLCRTTRLKIISLGGGSFLQEEIKQVCLANSIVFYLDLSWDSWKDRLQLIMDSRPVLQNKSLEEIEKLFYSRQSIYEANNSKVSTDSLDPEEIADHIIDTIKLGWELYDPASDAF